Below is a genomic region from Echinicola rosea.
AGGCACCGCAACAGGTGGAGATCTCCTGAAAACCCCGGAGATGGTGAGACCGGAAAGGCCGTTTCGAGCTTTGGTAGGATCAAAAATACCGACTGGCTGTACCCATCCGATTATTGGAGAATCCGAAACATTACACTGGGCTACGACCTGGGTAGGATCATTGCCAATGAAAAATTGCTTTCAGCAGCGAGGGTTTATGTGACTGCTGAGAACTTCTTTGGTGGGGATAAGTACACGGGTGGATTTAATCCCGAGGCAGTAAATAGTGATGGGGATGATTATGGTGCATTTCCGCTGTCCAAATCCATTGTATTTGGTGTCAACCTGAAGTTTTAACCCAAAATAACAAGAACAATGAAAAAGTTGAATAAACTATATATCACGCTGATCGGTCTGGCCACAGGAGCAATGGTGTCCTGTGAAAGTAAACTAGACCAGTCACCAATATCTTCTATCGGCTCCAATGCTTTTTATCAGAATGAATCAGATTTTCTGAAGGGGCTGACAGGCGCTTATAATGGGCTGAATTCCTATCCCATTAATCACTTCGAACTGAGTGAAGTGCGCTCGGACAATATCTATTCTCCAGGAACCGCAGGCGTCAGGGATTATAACCTGATCAATAATTTCAATACGAATTTGGCGACAGCGGGGATCATGAATTCCACATGGAATGGCCTGTACAATAATATCATGCGCGCCAATACCATTTTGGACAACCTGAGTGCAGATGTCCTGCCGGATGAGGCTATTCGGACACGGATCGAGGGAGAAGCGAAATTTTTGAGGGCGCTCTATTACTTTGATTTGATCAGGTTTTATGGCAGGGTGCCGCTTTTCGACCGGCCGGTGACCCCGCTGGAGGCATTGGAGATTCCACGCAGTCCTGTGGCGGATGTTTATGGACTGATCATATCAGATTTGGAATTTGCGATCAGCAATTTGCCTGATGAATTTACCAGTGCAGGCGATTTGGGACGTGCCACTTCACATGCTGCCAGAGGTTTGTTGGCACGGGTGTATATGACCCGTTCTGGTACGCAGTTACATCCTGATGGTCCAGTACTTGGCACCAATGAATGGAGTGAAGCCCTTGGCTTGCTAAATGAGATCATCGATAGTGGCCAGTTTGATTTAGTGGATAGCTATGCCAATATATTTGCTTACGACAACGAAAACAATGAGGAGATCATTTTTGATGTTCAGTTTTTGAGCGGCGGACTTGGTGTAGGTGGAGAGTATGTGCAGTACCACTACCCAGAAGCCTTTGCCCGTTCCAATGGGATCCCATTTGCAGGTGGCACCTTCCCGGATGCGCCCAAGACTGTGTCGGCCGATTTGATGGCTTCCTATGCGACGGATGACGTGAGAGACGACTTCTCGGTATGGGTAAATTATACAGATGCCAATGGCAATACCGTGCAGGACAGGTTTATCAAAAAATACCTGGACTTGGACAACCTGGGTGTGGACCGCTTTGATTTTGAGCTGAACTATCCTGTCATCCGCTATGCCGATATCCTGTTGATGAAAGCCGAAGCGCTGAGCAAAAGCGGCGGTTCGCAAGCAGAAATCGACGAGATCGTAAACGACATCCGGGAGCGGGCAGGTGTCAGCACCACCCTTTCGAATGTGACGTATGAGCAGATTATGGAAGAGCGAAGAAGGGAGTTTATTGGTGAGGGGCTAAGATGGCATGATTTGGTCCGCTCAGGAATGGCCATCGATGTGATGCTGGATTGGATCGCTACGGATGACTCCGGCAACAAGATTTCTACCGACATCACCTCAGACGACCTGATCTACGCCGTGCCGATCAACCAATTGGATGTGAAGGAAGGGCTGTATGAGCAGAATCCGGGTTATTAGAAGTACAAGGTATGAGGACAGTATTAAGATAGATAAAAGAGTCAAGAAGAAAGATAAAGGACAAATGAAGGCCATCCGCCAACGGCGGGTGGCTTTTCAATGAAACGAATAGCCTTAGCGTATTCAATAGGAACTGCATTCGTCAGCTTGACACATATTTTGGATTAAAATAAAACAGATATGAAACGAAGGGATTTTCTGGGATATACGGCCATGATGCCGGTGATGGGGCTTTTCCCGTCATCGTTGGAGCCATTGCTCCATAAGGACCCGGAATCTGCATTTGCCAGCCGGTTGGAGCCATTACATCGTTTATTGGAGACGGAAGGGTATTATGTTTGGGGGACTAGTCCCATCTATGATGCGGCGGGTAAGGTTCACGTGTTCTATTCACGCTGGAAGGCGGAGTACGGCATGGGAGGCTGGATTCATCAATCGGAGATTGCCCATGCAGTGGCTGATCGTCCGGAAGGGCCCTATACTTTTCAGGAAGTAGTAATTGCACCAAGGGGAGGTGAGCACTGGGACGCCACGACCTGCCATAATCCCCATATCAAGGAGGTGAATGGTAAATATTACCTTTTTTATATGGGCAACCATAATAAGCGGACCAATACCAAGCGGATTGGCTTGGCGATGGCAGATTCTCTGGATGGTCCATGGAGACGGCCGGACAAGCCACTTTTAGAAGCCGGAGAAGAAGGGGACTGGGATGATCATTGTACCACCAATCCGTCCTTTGTACAGCATCCCGATGGGCGGTGTTTTCTTTATTACAAATCTTGGAACACTTACGAATACGAGCATTATACTGATCCCAAAATCCGGGGCAATAGAAAATATGGACTGGCCATCGCTGATCAGCCAGAAGGGCCGTACCGTAAATACGAAGAAAACCCGATCATCAATTACGCCGATAAAGGCGATAACATCCAAGCGGAAGATGGTTTTGTCTGGTACGAGGATGGCAAGTTCAGGATGCTGATGCGGGACATGGGAATTTATAACCATCAGTATGGATTATACTTGGAGTCCGAAGACGGGATTCATTTCAGCGATCCGCCAGAGATTGCCTATTACGAAACCGATCATTATTTTAGCCAACCGCCAAAACCTGGTCATTTGTCAAAATATGGAAGGTTTGAACGGCCACAGATTCTCTTTAAAGACGACAAACCGGACTATCTATTTTTGGCCAGTCAGGGCGGTGAGTTCATGACATCTAGTACCTATCTCTTCAATATTAAAAACTAAACCATCATGGATCAGTTAAAAGCTGACAGAGCATTATTTACCTTAGTACTTATTGGCCTTTTGATTGGCAATTTCCATCAAGGGATGGGGCAGGAATATTGGCATGACATCCCCAGAAAGCTACGTTACTCACCGAGTGGGCAGGATTTTGAGATCGAAAATGGTGAGCGCAGGTTTAATCGTGCTCTGTACGGGTATCACTCCGACTTTCGTACAGAAGCGGGCGATCAGCCATTGTTTTCTTTTTACTTGCCCGGCATGGGAGGGCATTTTAGGATCGGTGTCCAAGTAGATGGACAATCCAAATGGCTCCATGAGGCCGAGCAGGTAAAATCTAGCTATAGGGCCGGCATGATGATGTATGCCATCACCGATCCACTCTGGGGCAATGCTACAGTCCGCGTCAACGTGATGCCCTTGCGTGCGCAAGAGGGTGCCATTTTTAGAACAGAAACGGAGGGATTGCCCGAAAGAGCTGAATTGATTTTTGTCTATGGTGGTGTGACGGGCAAGCGTTTCAGGAGAATGGGGGACCTTGGTGCAGATCCACCATCTGTATTTGACCTGACGGTCGAAAAGTGCCAAGGCAATGATATTGAAATCAATAGCCAAAATGAAATGGTATTGGCTTATGGTGAGGCCAAAGATGGGGCAGATCGCCCAAGGATGTTGGCCACCTTTCCCTCTAGGGCACAACTAAAACGTGCAGCACCGGAAAAGATGGTCAGTCCCGCGGCTTTATGGGGATCAACAGTGGTAGAAGCGCCAGTATTGGTGGGAAAGGTCCCCGCGGGAGATGGGGAGCATTATTTTGCCATTTACCGACCAGGGTTTCAGGAATTACCATATGAAGAATTATCGGCAGCTTATGCCCGAGCAGATGAGGCAAGAAGCCAATTGGCCAATCGCATCCAGGTAGCGACTCCTGATCCATACATCAATACCATTGGAGGAGCCTTGGGCATCGCCGCAGATGCGATTTATGATGAGCCTGCTTATGTGCACGGAGCCGTGGCATGGCGGATGCCCCTTCCGGGCTGGCGGGGAGCTTATGTGGCCGACTGGATGGGCTGGCATGATCGAGCCAAAACGCATTTTGACGGCTACTTGGCATCACAATATTTGGAGCCAATGGGAACCAGAAATGATCCGGATACTGCGAAGCATCTGGCCAGACAAGTGGAGAAAACAGGTAAATCTATCTTTAACAGCGGCTATATCAGTCGTCGTCCAGGGGAGCCATCTTCCCCACACCACTATGACATGAACCAAGTGTTTTTTGACCAGTTGATCCGTCATTTTGATTGGACAGGAGATGTGGACTACCTGAAAAAAGTGTGGCCTTCCATTGAGCGGCATTTGGCGTGGGAGAAGCGTAATTTTGATCCGGACGGTGATGGGCTTTACAATGCCTATGCCAGCATCTGGGCCAGCGATGCGCTTCAATATAATAGTGGAGGCGTGGCCCATGCATCGGCCTATAATTATTTTGCCCATAAAAAAGCGGCTGAGCTGGCATCGTTTATTGGCGAAGATGGAGGAAAGTATGAGGCCGAGGCAGACCGCATCCTTCAGGCAATGAACGGAATACTTTGGTTACCGGATGGCTGGTATGCCGAATACAAGGATTTTTTGGGACCAGAGAATGTACACCCTCAAGCAGGGGTGTGGTCTATTTATCATACCATTGACAGTGAGGTGCCCGATCCTTTTCAGGCCTGGCAGATGACCCGATACGTGGATACGCAAATTCCACATATTCCCTTGACAGCAGATGGCTTGGAAGCAGGGAAGTACCACACCCTTTCGACTACCAACTGGATGCCTTATACATGGTCGGTGAATAATGTGGCCTTGGCCGAAGTGTTGCACACGAGTTTGGCCTATTGGCAAGCAGGGAATTCCGATGAAGCGTTCAGGTTGTGGAAAAGTGCCCTGCTGGAAAGTATGTACCTGGGCGGAAGCCCCGGCAATTTTCAGCAGCTGTCCTTTTTAGATGCGATGAGAAGTGAGCTTTACCGCGATTTTGCGGATGCAGTAGGTATGGGGGCTCGGTCGCTCATCGAAGGGCTCTTTGGGATAAAACCCGACTTGATGAACGATCGGTTGGAGATCGCCCCAGGATTTCCTGCCAAATGGAAGTATGCCTCCATTAACACGCCGGATGTGGCCATCGACTTCAAGCAAAAGGGAGAGGTAGATACCTATGAGATCACCAATCGATTTGGGAAGGAGCTTTTATTGGAATTGGCCCTAAGGGCAAAAAGAGCAGGTGTCAAGGAGGTGAAAGTCAATGGTAAGCCGGTAGCGTGGAGGCTTCGGGAAAACCAGGTAGGGAGACCGATCATGGTGATCAAAGCGCCTTTGGGAGAAAAGAACCTTATCTCAGTAGTGTGGCAAGGAGGTGCTTTGGAGGCCGTACAAACCCCTAAGGAAGTGACCGTGGGCGAAAGCCTGAGCCTGGATGAAAATGAAGTGGAAGTACAGAAATTGAAGGATCCGGAGCAAGTGTTGGCGGCCAAGGAAATGGTAGAAGGTGAAGTAATGGTCAAGTTTGGCCATCAAACGGGTGACAAAACTTTCTTCGCTAAACTGAAGCAAGGGGAAATGACCTGGTGGGAGCCAATTGCCGTTAAGGTACTGCCAAGGCTGGAAATTACGCCGGTCGATAAGCAATCGCCTTCAGCGTTGGCCTTTTCGGTCACGAATCATCAAAAGGAAACCGTGCCCGTTTCCATTTTGGTGAACGGAAAGCCTTGGAAAGCAAACGTTAGCCTAGTTTCAAATAAGGCCCGGGAATTTACCATCGAAGCACTATCCCTGCTCCAAACAGGTACTAATTTGATAGAAGTGTATCACGGTGATGAGCTGGTGGCTCAGCAGGAGGTGATCAATTGGGAATTGGACGCTTCATCAAAAAGCCTTGAAACCGTGGAAATTTCTGCGGCTATGAATGATAAGGTGACTGCCATTTTCAGGAACAAATACCACAGTCCACGATCGCCATATCCCACTTTGCAAATTCCCGTTCAGGGAATGGGCGACTGGGCATCACATGGCGCTTATATGGATATCAATGATGCGGGGTTACGTAAACTGGCCGGAGAGCAGAATCAGTTTGTTTTGCCGCAGGGAATTCCTTTCAGCACTCCAGGAGATGCAGCTAAAAACAACATCCTGTTTGCCTCATTATGGGATAATTATCCGGAGCAGGCAAAGGTATCCCTATCCGGAAAGGCAAGCCACGCTTACCTCTTGATGGCGGGTTCTACTAATCACATGCAGAGCAGGATGGAAAATGGCCAAGTGATCGTGCACTATAAAGATGGTAGCGAAGACATCTTGTCACTGCGGAATCCCGAAAGCTGGTGGCCGATCGAGCAGGACTATTATATCGATGGCCATGCGTTTGATATTGCTGTTCCCAGGCCTATCCGGGTGCACTTGAAAACGGGTAAGATCAGCAGAAAAGCGCATGATGATTATGAGGCCATTGACCATTTTACCGAATATGCCATAGATGGCGGAGCGGCGACAGTGCTGGATTTGCCCTTAGATCCTGAAAAAGAATTGGCTTCGCTCGAAGTAAAAGCGACGACCATCGAAGTAGTAATCGGGTTGATGGCGGTTACCTTGGAAAGGGAGTGAAACATGAGATTTGATATATGAGATGTGAGTAGTGAGACGTGAGAAACCTCCCCGCCACGGCGGGGAGGTTACGTGGGGTTGTTATGAAGCAAAGAGAAACACAATATGATTTTAGTAAATGACTAGCGATTACAATAATTGATAATGAAAACTAATTATAATCCGGTCAACACTAATCAGGGAAGTACACTGTGCCCTCAGTACAATGACCGGGTTGTGCTGGGGCTCTGCCCCAGGACAGTCAAGCTTGGAGTAGGCGTGGGCGGCCTTCGACTACATAAAGGCATCCATCGCGGTAGGGATGAAAATGGGAAAATGCCGACCAGGTTCAGGACCTGACATCCAACCTTGAATCCTTTGAACCTTCCAACCTAATAACCTCAGTTCGATTATAAAACCGTCACTGCGAGGCTTAGAGGGAGATATGAGGGGTGGAAGCCGTGGCAGCTCGCCGCGGCGAGTTGCCACACCCTTTTCCAACCCACATCCTCCTTAAAAGGGTTCGCAACGCTTTTAATACTAAAATTAAGTCGAGCTCAGGTTAATAATTAACCAGTTGGTGCTGCAAAAGTAGGCCCAGCCTGGTCAGGGCAGTGGCTGTCTGCTCGTTCCAGTCGAGGCCAAAGCTTAGGCGGAGGCAGTTTTTGTATTGGTCGCGCAGGGTGAATATCCTCCCAGGAGCATATTTGATGCCCAAGTTTAATGCCGGCTCATACAGCTGTAAGGTATCTATCCTCGGATCCAACTCGATCCA
It encodes:
- a CDS encoding glycoside hydrolase family protein produces the protein MKRRDFLGYTAMMPVMGLFPSSLEPLLHKDPESAFASRLEPLHRLLETEGYYVWGTSPIYDAAGKVHVFYSRWKAEYGMGGWIHQSEIAHAVADRPEGPYTFQEVVIAPRGGEHWDATTCHNPHIKEVNGKYYLFYMGNHNKRTNTKRIGLAMADSLDGPWRRPDKPLLEAGEEGDWDDHCTTNPSFVQHPDGRCFLYYKSWNTYEYEHYTDPKIRGNRKYGLAIADQPEGPYRKYEENPIINYADKGDNIQAEDGFVWYEDGKFRMLMRDMGIYNHQYGLYLESEDGIHFSDPPEIAYYETDHYFSQPPKPGHLSKYGRFERPQILFKDDKPDYLFLASQGGEFMTSSTYLFNIKN
- a CDS encoding RagB/SusD family nutrient uptake outer membrane protein, with the protein product MKKLNKLYITLIGLATGAMVSCESKLDQSPISSIGSNAFYQNESDFLKGLTGAYNGLNSYPINHFELSEVRSDNIYSPGTAGVRDYNLINNFNTNLATAGIMNSTWNGLYNNIMRANTILDNLSADVLPDEAIRTRIEGEAKFLRALYYFDLIRFYGRVPLFDRPVTPLEALEIPRSPVADVYGLIISDLEFAISNLPDEFTSAGDLGRATSHAARGLLARVYMTRSGTQLHPDGPVLGTNEWSEALGLLNEIIDSGQFDLVDSYANIFAYDNENNEEIIFDVQFLSGGLGVGGEYVQYHYPEAFARSNGIPFAGGTFPDAPKTVSADLMASYATDDVRDDFSVWVNYTDANGNTVQDRFIKKYLDLDNLGVDRFDFELNYPVIRYADILLMKAEALSKSGGSQAEIDEIVNDIRERAGVSTTLSNVTYEQIMEERRREFIGEGLRWHDLVRSGMAIDVMLDWIATDDSGNKISTDITSDDLIYAVPINQLDVKEGLYEQNPGY
- a CDS encoding DUF4450 domain-containing protein; protein product: MDQLKADRALFTLVLIGLLIGNFHQGMGQEYWHDIPRKLRYSPSGQDFEIENGERRFNRALYGYHSDFRTEAGDQPLFSFYLPGMGGHFRIGVQVDGQSKWLHEAEQVKSSYRAGMMMYAITDPLWGNATVRVNVMPLRAQEGAIFRTETEGLPERAELIFVYGGVTGKRFRRMGDLGADPPSVFDLTVEKCQGNDIEINSQNEMVLAYGEAKDGADRPRMLATFPSRAQLKRAAPEKMVSPAALWGSTVVEAPVLVGKVPAGDGEHYFAIYRPGFQELPYEELSAAYARADEARSQLANRIQVATPDPYINTIGGALGIAADAIYDEPAYVHGAVAWRMPLPGWRGAYVADWMGWHDRAKTHFDGYLASQYLEPMGTRNDPDTAKHLARQVEKTGKSIFNSGYISRRPGEPSSPHHYDMNQVFFDQLIRHFDWTGDVDYLKKVWPSIERHLAWEKRNFDPDGDGLYNAYASIWASDALQYNSGGVAHASAYNYFAHKKAAELASFIGEDGGKYEAEADRILQAMNGILWLPDGWYAEYKDFLGPENVHPQAGVWSIYHTIDSEVPDPFQAWQMTRYVDTQIPHIPLTADGLEAGKYHTLSTTNWMPYTWSVNNVALAEVLHTSLAYWQAGNSDEAFRLWKSALLESMYLGGSPGNFQQLSFLDAMRSELYRDFADAVGMGARSLIEGLFGIKPDLMNDRLEIAPGFPAKWKYASINTPDVAIDFKQKGEVDTYEITNRFGKELLLELALRAKRAGVKEVKVNGKPVAWRLRENQVGRPIMVIKAPLGEKNLISVVWQGGALEAVQTPKEVTVGESLSLDENEVEVQKLKDPEQVLAAKEMVEGEVMVKFGHQTGDKTFFAKLKQGEMTWWEPIAVKVLPRLEITPVDKQSPSALAFSVTNHQKETVPVSILVNGKPWKANVSLVSNKAREFTIEALSLLQTGTNLIEVYHGDELVAQQEVINWELDASSKSLETVEISAAMNDKVTAIFRNKYHSPRSPYPTLQIPVQGMGDWASHGAYMDINDAGLRKLAGEQNQFVLPQGIPFSTPGDAAKNNILFASLWDNYPEQAKVSLSGKASHAYLLMAGSTNHMQSRMENGQVIVHYKDGSEDILSLRNPESWWPIEQDYYIDGHAFDIAVPRPIRVHLKTGKISRKAHDDYEAIDHFTEYAIDGGAATVLDLPLDPEKELASLEVKATTIEVVIGLMAVTLERE